A stretch of Lathyrus oleraceus cultivar Zhongwan6 chromosome 6, CAAS_Psat_ZW6_1.0, whole genome shotgun sequence DNA encodes these proteins:
- the LOC127095731 gene encoding uncharacterized protein LOC127095731 translates to MEGIPELTLNTHVNELTVLCETIVDFKNLKDNGFDFSETLEHQELKGFFERLSAPVYSILGKQFWMHPTAKKEIITSYVMNRKIGITEKSIVDLISHNGKGKRIHSAKINAKRETTIAPIIFKAGTNVEDAKGPNAKDLTNNLRLWFKIILGCIHHRPNTNSSNYGNTRQKFMLFFLEKGLKLTSPSILLKFMRDSIRESRTGGSSNKRKSKFIPNGRIISDLLVENGLVDDLLVGGLTDELVKDVGKIFWGKNINSIGLIYNVVRSYFIPSKDDICGMRILVDNFPIFTKIVPPEILMDYLESCLKGGIDPMIDPFNLPGTYPDVYGKRKKESKEEGSSRPQKKKKKVDVLLDEDEMPLSESHKEMLLNDTSGVVQ, encoded by the coding sequence ATGGAAGGGATTCCTGAGTTAACTTTAAACACTCATGTTAATGAGTTAACTGTGCTTTGTGAAACAATTGTGGACTTCAAGAATCTGAAGGATAATGGCTTCGATTTCTCTGAAACCTTGGAACACCAAGAACTGAAGGGTTTCTTTGAAAGATTAAGCGCTCCTGTTTATTCAATATTGGGGAAGCAGTTTTGGATGCATCCTACTGCAAAAAAGGAAATAATAACTTCCTATGTTATGAACAGGAAGATTGGCATTACTGAGAAATCCATTGTTGACTTAATCTCGCACAATGGAAAGGGAAAAAGAATTCACAGTGCCAAGATCAATGCTAAGAGAGAAACAACTATTGCTCCTATCATCTTCAAAGCTGGAACCAATGTTGAGGATGCTAAAGGTCCCAATGCCAAGGATTTAACCAACAACCTAAGACTTTGGTTCAAAATTATTCTGGGTTGCATTCACCATAGGCCTAACACCAATAGTTCTAACTATGGCAACACTCGTCAGAAGTTTATGTTGTTCTTTCTAGAGAAGGGTCTCAAGCTGACATCCCCTTCTATCTTGTTAAAATTCATGAGGGATTCAATAAGAGAATCCAGAACGGGTGGATCATCAAATAAGAGAAAAAGCAAGTTCATCCCCAATGGAAGGATTATTTCTGACCTTCTTGTTGAGAATGGTCTGGTTGATGACCTTCTGGTCGGTGGTTTAACTGATGAACTTGTGAAGGATGTTGGAAAGATCTTCTGGGGTAAGAATATAAATAGCATTGGTCTCATTTATAATGTTGTAAGGTCATATTTCATTCCCTCAAAGGATGATATATGTGGAATGAGGATTCTGGTAGACAACTTCCCAATTTTTACTAAGATTGTTCCTCCAGAAATTCTAATGGATTATCTTGAGAGTTGTCTTAAGGGTGGTATTGACCCAATGATTGACCCATTTAACTTACCAGGAACTTATCCAGATGTATATGGGAAAAGGAAGAAGGAATCAAAAGAAGAAGGATCTTCAAGACctcaaaagaagaagaagaaagttGATGTCCTTCTGGATGAAGATGAGATGCCTCTTAGTGAGAGCCATAAAGAAATGCTTTTGAATGACACGTCTGGTGTTGTCCAATAA